The sequence below is a genomic window from Methylotuvimicrobium sp. KM2.
GATCTGCAATAAATGATTTTGCAGCATATCCCGTAGTTGACCGGTTTTATCAAAATATTCCCAACGGCCCTCGATTCCGACTTCCTCGCCAACGGTAATTTGAATGTGATCGATGGTATTGTGATTCCAATTAGTCGTGAAGATCGAATTGGCGAAACGCAAGGCCAACAAATTCAGTACCGTTTCCTTGCCTAAATAATGATCGATACGGAATACTTGATCCTCTTGGAAGACTTCGGCGACGGCATCGTTAATTTCCCGATTGGATTTCAGATCGTTACCGATCGGCTTTTCCATGACCACACGCGATTCCCGGGTCAAAATTTTCGCTTTATCGAGTCCCTGGCAAATATTTTTGAACAAAAACGGAGCAACGGCTAAATAATTGACCAGTACCCTGGATTTAGAATCGATGACCGCATTCAATTGTTTATATTGATCGAGCTGAGTTAGGTCGATCATGAGATATTGCATTCGAGCCGAGTAACGCTGCCAGACTTCATCGTCGATCGTTTCGTTCAGATAAGACTGTAAACTTTTCCTCGCGACTTTAACGAAACCGCCCTCTTCGAGAACATGCCGGTCAATACCGATGATACGAGTCTCGGGCTCGATCAATTCGGATTTTTCGAGCCGATATAACGAAATTAATAATTTGCGCGTCGATAAATCGCCTAACGCGCCATATATGACCAAGTCGCAAGGTTTGAATTTTTGATTTGATTTCATTGAATTTGATGAAGAATAAACCGATTTTCGGCTACTTAATTAGATTTGAAAAAATAAAAGAAAAACCGGAACCGCTTCCTTACGTTCATTAATCTTTCCATTTAATATTGCAGCCTATACTCGGTATTTGCTGCGGATCGATTGGTTTGTCCGCCAATAAGTTATCTAAGGCCGCGCGTAAATCGCTACCGGTCAGCGGCACTTCGTTTTTAGGGGTCGATCCGTCCAAGCGTCCGCGATAAACACAAGATAGGGTTGCATCGAATACATAGATATCCGGCGTGCAAGCAGCTTGATAGGCTTTCGCAACAGACTGGCTTTCATCGTAAAGATAAGCGGCGAAAGGGTTGCCCCATTCCCGCATCATTGTTTGCATTTTGTCCGGCGCGTCCTGCGGATAATTGACGATATCATTAGCGCTGATCGCAATCGTGCTAATGCCCTGTGCTCGATATTCCTCGGCAATGGCGATCAATTGATCTTTGACATGCAGAACATAAGGGCAATGATTACACATGAAGAGAATCACCGTACCTTTTTCTCCTTTCAATTCTTGAAGCGTTTTAGTCTTTCCGGTCATGGTATCGGGTAATTCGAAATCCGGCGCACGGGTTCCTAAAGGCATCATATTAGATTCGGTCGCTGCCATTCTATATACTCCTATGTCTTGCTTAGATAATCTTAAACCATCTCGAAAGCGGAATTATAAAGCCTTAGGCTAAGTATGGATAGTTAGGCCGCTTTTCAAATAACCGGTTTTACTTTATGAACCATTAGTCGGCATACTACTTGACTCATCTATGAAATATCTGGACTAATTGACTTTTAATCCCTTCCTTATGAGGGATCGTTCAACTTTGTTTGCTGTGGGGTATGCTTGTCAATGACTACTACCAATGGATAACTGACCCTTTCTGAGCTACCTTGGCGGCCGACGATTTCATCCCAATTCCAAATAATGACAGTAACGATGGACTATGACCCATACGAAACATTATGCCAAGACTGCAGGTTAGTCGAGCTATGTCTTCCATACGGCTTACCGAAAACCGAGCTGGAACAGTTCGAGACAATCGTAAAAAACAAAGCGCCACTGTTAACCGATCAATATATCTATCAACAGGACGACAAATGCCGAAGTTTATTCGTCGTTAAAACAGGGTCGTTCAGAAGTTTTATATACAGTGAGGATGGCGCCGAACAAACAATTGGATTTTATTTACCCGGGGAATTAATGGGGTTTGACGCTTTTCAGCATGGGCGCTTCACAAGCTCGAGCATAGCGCTTGAAACGAGCAAAGTATGCGAATTGCCATTATCGAAGCTTAATGAATTATGCCGGTTGTTTCCTAGTTTGCAATCTCAAATGCTGCGCGTTTTAGGTAAGGAAATCGAATCCGATCATAATCAGATTTTGTTATTAGGTCATCGTTCAGCCAAAGAAAAAATGGCGACCTTTCTATTAAGGCTATCGCATCGATACAATGCCTTAGGTTTTTCGAAAACCGAATTCAATTTGACGATGAAACGGCAAGATATCGCTAATTTTTTAGGTATCACTAACGAAACCGTTAGCCGCTTGCTTGCCGATTTGAACCATCAGGGAATCATTACCATCAATCGACGCAACGTCAAAATTAACAATATGGACTCTTTAAAAGTCATTGTCGAATAATTGTTATTGAACCGAAGCTACCGCATAATCCCTTAAAGAGTAGCGGAAACCTCGGTTAAACTCGCAACGGAAAGTCGTTATTTCAACATCATTTGCGCTGAATTTGCAGAGTCGGACGGTCGGCTGGGACCTTGACCGGATTCGCCGCAAGCGGCTAAGGCTGAAACTGCAATAATGGCTAAAAACAAACGGCTAATAATTTTCATAATAAACTTTTCTCAATTGTGAGTTAAAACGTATTGTTCTGTTGTTCGATCGAACAACAAAACTTAACACCCTTATGGGTGAAGCCATTATCACATTATTAGTTTATCGCTGATTGATATGGATCAATTGGTAACCGATTTGTCGATCGACATTTGCAATTCGGCAACAACACGTTCTACACGCGATCCCTGACCCTCTCTAAAATTTGACGGGCACTCCGAGGCCGAATTTTCATCTACGATGAACATACTTAAGTTGAAGCTTATTGGACACCCCGGCACCGAAATTTAATGAGCTAAAGGTATGAAAAAAATATTTTGAACATTCGGATAAAATACTTATCTCAAATATAAATAGATGAACATATGAGTAGATATTGATATGATTAATTCGCCTGGCCTAGGCGCTAAGGACTGCTGCGATGGGCAAGAGACGCATCCCGAGTTGTTGGCCAAGGCCATACCGGACTTGCCCAATGAGAGCGAAGCCGGTCGATTGGCCGACTTGTTTAAAGCTTTAGCCGATCCCACTAGGGTAAGGATCATTGCCGCACTCCTGCACACCGAGTTATGCGTGGACGATTTGGCCAACTTATTGGATATGAGCCAATCGGCTATTTCACACCAGCTGCGATTGCTGCGTAATCTGCATCTGGTACAGTTCCGTCGATCCGGAAAGCATGCTTTCTATCGACTAGTTGACGACCATGTTCGAGATTTGTTTCAACGCAGTCGAGAACATTTGGATTGTTAAAACAAGGCGTTATCGCTCTTTTAATTTAGGAGATTCCTCCATGAAACATCACATTCACACCGAACACAAGCACGTTCATAACGAACATTGCGGTCATATGCGTATCGAACATGACGGTCATGTGGATTATTTACACGACGGCCATTTGCATCATGCGCATCAAGACCATTACGACGAACACGTCATTGCTGTAACAGAAACCAACCCAGCCGTTTGTGCGCCGTTAGTCTGCGCTTGCGGTCATGAAGGGTGCGGGCACGCGGCCATTCCGCATGGCGATCACATCGATTACATCGTCAATGGACGTTTACATCACCCGCACGGTGATCACTGCGACGATCACGGCCCCATAACGATAATCAACTGACGATACTGAAAATTTCTGTCGAGGTTTCCAATTCACGCCAATCGTACCCGGCGCCAAGATGATTAAAGGAATTCAAATTTAGGTGCCGGGTAATCGAGGTTCGGTTTTCACACGCGATACAAAGGTTCCAACTCATTGTCTACCGGCTTATCGCCGAGTTGCTCCCTGGCTTTATGCTCGGAAAAGGCTTGAAATAACTTTTTACCTTGCCAGTCTAGCCGGTCCGCACTGTAAAGGCATGCATTCAGGTGCATAATCTCGTCTCGTAATCTGGCTTCGCAATGATTGGCCAAGTCGCCTAGACTGGCGACCTTGTATTTTTCCCGGCCCCAACCGATCAAGACATTCTTAGCCGCTTGAGAATCGTTTTCTGCACAGGCTTT
It includes:
- a CDS encoding thioredoxin family protein, which produces MAATESNMMPLGTRAPDFELPDTMTGKTKTLQELKGEKGTVILFMCNHCPYVLHVKDQLIAIAEEYRAQGISTIAISANDIVNYPQDAPDKMQTMMREWGNPFAAYLYDESQSVAKAYQAACTPDIYVFDATLSCVYRGRLDGSTPKNEVPLTGSDLRAALDNLLADKPIDPQQIPSIGCNIKWKD
- the fnr gene encoding fumarate/nitrate reduction transcriptional regulator Fnr, which produces MDYDPYETLCQDCRLVELCLPYGLPKTELEQFETIVKNKAPLLTDQYIYQQDDKCRSLFVVKTGSFRSFIYSEDGAEQTIGFYLPGELMGFDAFQHGRFTSSSIALETSKVCELPLSKLNELCRLFPSLQSQMLRVLGKEIESDHNQILLLGHRSAKEKMATFLLRLSHRYNALGFSKTEFNLTMKRQDIANFLGITNETVSRLLADLNHQGIITINRRNVKINNMDSLKVIVE
- a CDS encoding metalloregulator ArsR/SmtB family transcription factor gives rise to the protein MINSPGLGAKDCCDGQETHPELLAKAIPDLPNESEAGRLADLFKALADPTRVRIIAALLHTELCVDDLANLLDMSQSAISHQLRLLRNLHLVQFRRSGKHAFYRLVDDHVRDLFQRSREHLDC